In Candidatus Methylomirabilota bacterium, one DNA window encodes the following:
- a CDS encoding alpha/beta fold hydrolase codes for MSVYVLVHGAYQGAWIWKPVAQRLRAAGHEVHVPTLEGCAERRGGLRAGITVATHAEEVAELLFYDDLTDVALVGTSSGGMVVCKAAELARPRIGRLVFVDALALLPGERVADIVNRPAGQATALSTAPTRADAESRMFADLEPSLRGWALERYTPHPIAALEAPMVATDFWEQRWTASVIRCRRARNPPEGHQRRTAERLKAPYAELDTGHYPMLSEPEALTRMLV; via the coding sequence ATGAGCGTCTATGTTCTGGTGCACGGCGCCTATCAGGGCGCCTGGATCTGGAAGCCGGTGGCGCAGCGTCTCCGCGCGGCGGGACACGAGGTACACGTCCCCACGCTGGAGGGCTGCGCGGAGCGCCGCGGCGGGCTCCGTGCCGGCATCACCGTGGCCACCCACGCGGAGGAGGTGGCCGAGCTCCTCTTCTACGACGACCTCACCGACGTGGCGCTCGTCGGCACAAGCTCGGGCGGTATGGTGGTGTGCAAGGCGGCGGAGCTGGCTCGTCCCCGCATCGGCCGGCTCGTCTTCGTCGACGCGCTCGCCCTCTTGCCCGGCGAGCGTGTGGCGGACATCGTGAACCGCCCTGCGGGGCAAGCGACTGCGCTCAGCACCGCCCCGACGCGGGCGGACGCGGAGTCGCGCATGTTCGCCGATCTCGAGCCCTCGCTGCGGGGATGGGCCCTCGAGCGTTACACGCCCCACCCCATCGCGGCGCTGGAGGCCCCGATGGTGGCAACCGACTTCTGGGAGCAGCGGTGGACCGCGTCGGTGATCCGATGCCGCCGCGCCCGGAATCCCCCGGAAGGGCATCAGCGGCGCACTGCCGAACGTCTGAAGGCCCCCTACGCGGAGCTCGACACGGGCCACTACCCGATGCTGAGCGAGCCGGAGGCCCTCACTCGAATGCTGGTCTGA
- a CDS encoding TauD/TfdA family dioxygenase, with amino-acid sequence MLTARQIGPCFAAEVEGFDLTRPLTPADAKDVHAAMDEYAVLVFHGRPITQEQQMAFTLSLGEIEQAVGTGLRETYRLPTTFADVSNIDANDQVFARDSRTRLFALGNRLWHSDSSFKVVPAKYSILHSHSIPSKGGNTEFADMRTAYEALDEDTKREIEDLICEHSQIYSRQQLGFTDFTDDERARFAPVRQRLVRTHPSTGRKSLFLASHAGGIVGWPVPEARAFLRDLVEHATQRQFVYSHRWQVGDLVMWDNRRTMHRVRPYPEGERRDMRRTTLMGDGPTAPQV; translated from the coding sequence ATGCTCACCGCCCGACAGATCGGTCCATGCTTCGCCGCGGAGGTCGAGGGCTTCGACCTCACCCGGCCCCTCACCCCGGCGGACGCGAAGGACGTCCACGCCGCGATGGACGAATATGCGGTGCTGGTGTTCCACGGCCGGCCCATCACTCAGGAGCAGCAGATGGCATTCACGCTGAGCCTCGGCGAGATCGAGCAGGCCGTCGGGACGGGCCTCCGCGAGACGTATCGCCTGCCCACCACCTTTGCGGACGTGTCCAACATCGACGCGAACGACCAGGTGTTCGCCCGCGACTCGCGCACGCGCCTCTTCGCCCTGGGCAACCGCCTCTGGCACTCCGACAGCTCGTTCAAGGTGGTGCCCGCGAAGTACTCGATCCTGCACAGCCACAGCATCCCGTCCAAGGGCGGCAACACCGAGTTCGCGGACATGCGCACGGCGTACGAGGCGCTCGACGAGGACACCAAGCGGGAGATCGAGGATCTCATCTGCGAGCACTCCCAGATCTATTCCCGCCAGCAGCTCGGCTTCACCGACTTCACCGACGACGAGCGGGCGCGCTTCGCCCCGGTGCGCCAGCGGCTGGTGCGTACCCACCCCTCGACGGGACGGAAGTCGCTGTTCCTCGCCTCCCACGCCGGCGGCATCGTGGGGTGGCCAGTTCCCGAGGCCCGCGCCTTCCTCCGCGATCTGGTGGAGCACGCGACCCAGCGGCAGTTCGTGTACTCGCACCGCTGGCAGGTGGGCGATCTCGTCATGTGGGACAACCGCCGCACCATGCACCGCGTGCGGCCCTACCCCGAGGGCGAGCGCCGCGACATGCGGCGCACGACCCTGATGGGCGACGGCCCCACCGCCCCGCAGGTCTAG
- a CDS encoding DUF6335 family protein — MKKPKRKRITAKKQRPRSRRRLALEGSEDVLTPSLATRLSHPETAPTLSGGDVDADWLAAESSGEETVGGSVATPDQSVVDEIGRALGVEQGSSAPVIPTEDILHDRDRRRWELERRADRKKGRG; from the coding sequence ATGAAGAAGCCCAAACGCAAGCGGATTACTGCGAAGAAGCAGCGGCCCCGGAGCCGTCGCCGCCTCGCTCTGGAAGGTTCGGAGGACGTCTTGACGCCGTCGTTAGCCACGCGATTGTCGCATCCCGAGACCGCGCCGACTCTCTCTGGAGGTGATGTAGACGCCGACTGGCTAGCGGCGGAAAGCAGTGGAGAGGAAACGGTGGGTGGGAGCGTCGCCACGCCGGATCAGAGCGTGGTGGACGAGATCGGCCGAGCTCTCGGTGTGGAGCAGGGCTCGAGCGCTCCCGTGATACCGACAGAGGACATTCTGCACGATCGAGATCGCCGCCGCTGGGAGCTCGAGCGGCGCGCCGATCGCAAGAAGGGGCGCGGCTGA
- a CDS encoding amidohydrolase family protein: MPHFLSEDELQRTAPAESAAFASPVPTQIVSNGEYNPLPQSPEQARVEARIKDLAADLAPRHGMDRRRFLASTAGMAAAFLAMNEVFGPLFDVSRAEAQTPGVADQRAGALAGQFIFDDQTHFVRDDFNQAGLLDLAKYAKKNWNPALAGENNLARYKFENYVKEIYVDSDTKVALLSGAPFDDPTWDLLTNDQIAAARAAINRISGSKRLLGHAVITPNKGPWMAEVDRCIAQVKPDSWKGYTVGDPLSPSKLGSFWRLDDEKLMYPFYEKAVKAGINTICIHKGLLPADYEKSWAQAWQYNTVWDVGKAAKDWPQMNFVIYHSALRMFLEPPDAMLADFQKTGRLNWVTDLAEIPSKFGVSNVYGEIGTSFATCAVSSPPLAAALIGTLVRGLGVDRVVYGSDSVWYGSPQWQIEALRRLSMPEGMMKNNQFPYLGPPDGLVKSAILGGNSARLYRLDVRSALGAITNDKIASIKQEYVAAGGQRTNTRYGYVAPTRA; this comes from the coding sequence ATGCCCCACTTTCTGAGCGAGGACGAGCTGCAGCGAACCGCCCCAGCCGAGAGCGCGGCCTTCGCGTCTCCCGTGCCAACCCAGATCGTGTCGAACGGCGAGTACAATCCCCTCCCGCAGTCCCCCGAGCAGGCGCGCGTGGAAGCGCGCATCAAGGATCTGGCCGCCGACCTGGCCCCGCGCCATGGAATGGACCGGCGCCGCTTCCTCGCCAGCACCGCCGGCATGGCGGCGGCCTTCCTGGCGATGAACGAGGTGTTCGGCCCGCTCTTCGACGTGAGCCGGGCCGAGGCGCAGACGCCGGGCGTGGCCGACCAGCGGGCGGGCGCGCTCGCGGGCCAGTTCATCTTCGACGACCAGACGCACTTCGTCCGCGACGACTTCAACCAGGCCGGGCTTCTCGACCTTGCCAAGTACGCCAAGAAGAACTGGAACCCCGCTCTCGCGGGGGAGAACAACCTGGCGCGCTACAAGTTCGAGAACTACGTGAAGGAGATCTACGTCGACAGCGACACCAAGGTGGCGCTGCTCTCGGGCGCCCCGTTCGACGACCCCACCTGGGACCTCCTTACCAACGACCAGATCGCGGCGGCGCGCGCCGCCATCAATCGTATCTCCGGCTCGAAGCGGCTGCTGGGCCACGCCGTCATCACGCCCAACAAGGGGCCCTGGATGGCCGAGGTCGACCGCTGCATCGCCCAGGTCAAGCCGGACAGCTGGAAGGGCTATACGGTGGGCGATCCGCTCTCGCCCTCCAAGCTCGGCTCGTTCTGGCGGCTGGACGACGAGAAGCTCATGTACCCGTTCTACGAGAAGGCGGTGAAGGCCGGCATCAACACCATCTGCATCCACAAGGGCCTGCTCCCCGCCGACTACGAGAAGTCCTGGGCTCAGGCGTGGCAGTACAACACCGTCTGGGACGTGGGCAAGGCGGCGAAAGACTGGCCGCAGATGAACTTCGTCATCTACCACTCCGCGCTCCGAATGTTCCTGGAACCCCCCGACGCGATGCTGGCCGACTTCCAGAAGACGGGCCGGCTCAACTGGGTCACCGACCTCGCGGAGATTCCGTCGAAGTTCGGGGTCAGCAACGTCTACGGAGAGATCGGCACCTCGTTCGCGACCTGCGCGGTGTCGAGCCCGCCGCTCGCCGCCGCCCTCATCGGCACGCTCGTTCGCGGACTGGGCGTCGACCGCGTCGTCTACGGCAGCGACTCGGTGTGGTACGGCTCTCCGCAGTGGCAGATCGAGGCGCTACGTCGCCTGTCCATGCCGGAGGGCATGATGAAGAACAACCAGTTCCCCTACCTGGGCCCGCCCGACGGGCTCGTGAAGTCGGCCATCCTCGGCGGTAACTCCGCGCGGCTCTACCGCCTGGATGTCCGGTCGGCGCTCGGGGCAATCACCAACGACAAGATCGCCTCGATCAAGCAGGAATACGTGGCCGCGGGCGGCCAGCGCACGAACACGCGCTACGGCTACGTGGCCCCGACCCGCGCGTAG
- a CDS encoding alpha/beta hydrolase, translated as MSALDPQAKAVLEALASSGRPAYHQLDPKDARRLFLETRPLSTPTAPEVGSVRDATAEGPDGQIPLRVYRPAGLPTSTPLPAYVYFHGGGWVIGDLETHDVLCRQITAASGVSVIAVDYRLAPEHKFPAALDDAWAATRWVAAHGAELGVDGRKLVVGGDSAGGNLAAVVALLARDAGGPPIAGQVLIYPVTDLGAEAQSYTDFADGYSLTRESMRWFRAHYLAGPRDGDDWRASPLRARSLAGLPPALIITAGFDPLRDEGAAYAMRLRDAGVMVDYVCFGGMIHGFAGMGKVLSSAFRAVALIGATVRQAFA; from the coding sequence ATGAGCGCTCTCGATCCGCAGGCGAAGGCCGTCCTGGAGGCCCTCGCGAGCTCGGGACGTCCCGCCTACCATCAGCTCGATCCCAAGGACGCGCGGCGGCTCTTCTTGGAGACGCGCCCGCTCTCCACGCCCACGGCCCCCGAGGTCGGCAGCGTCCGCGACGCCACCGCCGAGGGCCCCGACGGGCAGATTCCTCTGCGCGTCTACCGTCCGGCGGGCCTTCCCACGAGCACGCCCTTGCCCGCCTACGTGTATTTCCACGGCGGCGGCTGGGTGATCGGTGACCTCGAGACCCACGACGTGCTCTGCCGGCAGATCACCGCGGCGTCGGGTGTCTCCGTGATCGCGGTGGACTACCGGCTGGCCCCCGAGCACAAGTTCCCGGCGGCGCTGGACGACGCGTGGGCGGCCACGCGCTGGGTCGCGGCGCACGGGGCCGAGCTGGGGGTGGATGGCCGCAAGCTCGTGGTGGGCGGGGACAGCGCGGGCGGCAATCTCGCCGCGGTGGTGGCGCTGCTCGCGCGCGACGCGGGCGGGCCGCCGATCGCCGGCCAGGTGCTCATCTATCCCGTCACCGATCTCGGCGCCGAGGCGCAGTCCTACACCGACTTCGCCGACGGCTACTCGCTGACCCGCGAGAGCATGCGCTGGTTCCGCGCGCACTATCTGGCCGGCCCGCGCGACGGCGACGACTGGCGGGCCTCGCCCTTGCGGGCGCGCTCGCTCGCCGGACTGCCACCGGCTCTCATCATCACCGCCGGGTTCGACCCGTTGCGCGACGAGGGTGCGGCGTACGCGATGCGGCTGCGCGATGCCGGCGTCATGGTGGACTACGTATGCTTCGGCGGTATGATTCACGGCTTCGCGGGCATGGGCAAGGTGCTGTCGAGCGCCTTCCGCGCCGTCGCCCTGATTGGCGCGACCGTACGCCAGGCCTTCGCGTGA
- a CDS encoding UGSC family (seleno)protein translates to MTLEARYGVPTVAIHTDKFDRVVRSVATVNGMPGLRQVFVPQPIMGKTAPELRAYVDGLDPITGRAVMQEVVEGLTRPFDAEEGEPAEFDRSTPRSVEGRSAEELEQLFLDNHWTDGLPIVLPTEERVAAMLAGTRRRPDEVVGRMRSTHFREPWEYTVEKVAVNAVMAGARPAYFPVILALAATGVTARSSSSSAMASMAVVNGPVRHEIGMNAGTGAMGPYCHANATIGRAYGLLSQNGQGGSVPGLSYMGNQGNAYAYNSVTFAENEERSPWEPFHVGRGLQPDESAVSVFSGCRSTAFSLGLRETHWRTHVANLLRGMEPSIPPTLLLDPIAARQFVDRGGFVKKDALLDWIFETARMPAREYWDYQLVQNYIYPRATFGEEPWASRLRATPDELIPMFRREDIHAVVVGGETNGYWRIMGCTYQKTISVDAWR, encoded by the coding sequence ATGACGCTCGAGGCCCGGTACGGCGTGCCCACCGTGGCCATTCACACGGACAAGTTCGACCGGGTCGTCCGCTCGGTGGCGACGGTGAACGGCATGCCTGGGCTGCGCCAGGTGTTCGTCCCCCAGCCCATCATGGGGAAGACCGCGCCCGAGCTGCGCGCCTACGTCGACGGCCTCGACCCCATTACCGGCCGCGCCGTGATGCAGGAGGTGGTGGAGGGCCTCACGCGCCCCTTCGACGCGGAGGAGGGGGAGCCGGCCGAGTTCGACCGCTCCACCCCACGGAGTGTCGAGGGGCGGTCGGCGGAGGAGCTCGAGCAGCTCTTCCTCGACAATCACTGGACGGACGGCCTGCCCATCGTGCTGCCCACGGAGGAGCGGGTGGCCGCCATGCTCGCGGGGACGCGGCGGCGTCCCGACGAGGTGGTGGGGCGCATGCGCTCCACCCATTTCCGCGAGCCCTGGGAATATACGGTGGAGAAGGTCGCGGTGAACGCGGTGATGGCGGGCGCGCGCCCCGCGTACTTCCCCGTGATCCTCGCCCTCGCCGCCACGGGTGTGACCGCGCGCAGCAGCAGCTCCAGCGCCATGGCCTCGATGGCCGTGGTCAACGGTCCGGTGCGGCACGAGATCGGGATGAACGCGGGCACAGGCGCCATGGGCCCGTATTGCCACGCCAACGCCACCATCGGCCGCGCTTACGGCCTCCTGTCCCAGAACGGCCAGGGCGGCTCGGTGCCCGGGCTCTCCTACATGGGCAATCAGGGCAACGCCTACGCCTACAACAGCGTCACGTTCGCCGAGAACGAGGAGCGGAGCCCCTGGGAGCCCTTCCACGTGGGGCGCGGGCTCCAGCCGGACGAGAGCGCGGTGAGCGTGTTCTCCGGCTGCCGCTCCACCGCCTTCTCGCTGGGCCTCCGCGAGACGCACTGGCGCACGCACGTGGCCAATCTGCTGCGCGGCATGGAACCCTCCATCCCGCCCACGTTGCTCCTCGATCCCATCGCGGCGCGGCAGTTCGTGGATCGGGGCGGCTTCGTGAAGAAGGACGCCCTCCTCGACTGGATCTTCGAGACGGCGCGCATGCCCGCCCGCGAATACTGGGACTATCAGCTCGTGCAGAACTACATCTACCCGCGCGCCACGTTCGGCGAGGAGCCGTGGGCCTCGCGCCTGCGCGCCACGCCGGATGAGCTTATCCCCATGTTCCGGCGTGAGGACATCCACGCGGTGGTGGTGGGCGGTGAGACCAACGGCTACTGGCGCATCATGGGCTGCACCTACCAGAAGACCATCTCGGTGGACGCGTGGCGCTAG
- a CDS encoding dodecin family protein, whose translation MANESVYRVTDLVGTSKTSWEDAVKNAVQTAGKSLRDLRVAEVSRLDVTIDKGKVTSYRARINVSFKYEK comes from the coding sequence ATGGCGAACGAGAGCGTCTACCGAGTCACGGATCTGGTGGGCACGAGCAAGACCTCCTGGGAAGACGCGGTCAAGAATGCCGTCCAGACGGCTGGCAAGAGCCTCCGCGACCTCCGCGTGGCCGAGGTCAGTCGGCTCGACGTGACGATCGACAAGGGCAAGGTCACCTCCTACCGCGCCCGCATCAACGTCTCGTTCAAGTACGAAAAGTAG
- a CDS encoding SMP-30/gluconolactonase/LRE family protein, translating to MSVSEFHPSPRYPDPAIQIVDQSFARYRLASAKVERLATGFRWAEGPVWIGDGRYVLWSDIPNNRVMRWDEETGQASVFRKPSNFANGHTRDRHGRLLSCEHGGRRVTRTEYDGTITVLADGYEGKPLNSPNDIVCKSDGSIWFTDPNFGILGYYEGYMAPSELPTNVYRLDGATGQLSVVAGDITRPNGLAFSPDESRLYLVESGPPRNIFVYDVTDGGTRLANRRKHIEVGQGTPDGFRCDVDGNLWCGWGMGQEGLDGVHVFNPDGTLIGQINLPERCANLCFGGTYRNRLFMAASTSLYSLYVNTQGVKGG from the coding sequence ATGTCCGTCAGCGAATTCCATCCGAGCCCGCGCTACCCCGATCCCGCGATTCAGATCGTCGATCAGAGCTTCGCGCGCTATCGACTCGCGTCCGCCAAGGTCGAGCGGCTGGCCACCGGGTTCCGCTGGGCGGAGGGACCGGTGTGGATCGGCGACGGGCGCTATGTCCTGTGGAGCGACATCCCGAACAACCGCGTGATGCGATGGGACGAGGAGACAGGCCAGGCGAGCGTGTTTCGCAAGCCGTCTAACTTCGCCAACGGCCATACGCGCGACCGGCACGGTCGCCTGCTCTCCTGCGAGCACGGCGGCCGCCGCGTGACGCGCACGGAATACGACGGGACCATCACCGTCCTTGCGGACGGTTACGAGGGAAAACCGCTCAACTCGCCCAATGACATCGTGTGCAAGTCGGACGGCTCGATCTGGTTCACGGATCCCAACTTCGGCATCCTGGGCTACTACGAGGGCTACATGGCCCCGTCCGAGCTCCCGACGAACGTCTATCGTCTCGACGGAGCCACCGGCCAGCTCTCGGTGGTCGCGGGCGACATCACCCGGCCCAACGGCCTCGCGTTCTCGCCCGACGAGTCGCGGCTCTACCTGGTCGAGTCCGGACCACCGCGGAACATCTTCGTCTACGACGTCACCGACGGCGGCACGCGCCTCGCCAACCGGCGCAAGCACATCGAGGTGGGGCAGGGCACGCCGGACGGGTTCCGCTGCGACGTGGACGGCAATCTCTGGTGCGGCTGGGGCATGGGGCAGGAGGGGCTGGACGGCGTGCATGTCTTCAACCCCGACGGCACGCTGATCGGGCAGATCAATCTTCCCGAGCGCTGCGCGAATCTCTGCTTCGGCGGGACCTACCGCAACCGGCTCTTCATGGCGGCGAGCACGTCGCTCTACAGCCTCTACGTGAACACGCAGGGGGTGAAGGGCGGCTGA
- a CDS encoding amidohydrolase family protein, giving the protein MTTNGHITARSLHDRLSHPVIDADGHWIEYGPVMKEEFRRIGGEAAVEGLAMASQRVPNSLKMSLTERTQRRVGQEAFWSSPCENVLDRATAMMPRLMYERLDDLGIDFSVVYPTAGLSYHRMQDTRMRRAICRAYNVFAMDQFRGLQDRIIPAAIIPMYTPDEALEELDFAVTQLGYRVVMIGGLMRRRVPALEAESPDASRHVEWYDVIGIDSPYDYDPVWRKCLELRVAPSFHNGARSILLRNSPSNFCYNHIGHFASAGHAVAKALFFGGVTRRFPTLNFAFLEGGVGWASMLYADLIGHWEKRNRRAIESTNPNRLELGRLLEYAKKYGSPAVAEAVGRGEGLEGDSNSKLTGGIEDLDDYFRCQIEKKEDIRDLFVPRYYFGCEADDPVNAWAFNPKANPMGARLNALFSSDIGHFDVPDMAEVVPEAYELVEHGLMTDADFRDFMYANAVRFWGEVNPDFFKGTVVEKPAAALLAEPAARPGGPR; this is encoded by the coding sequence ATGACGACCAACGGCCACATCACCGCCCGCTCCCTCCACGATCGGCTGAGCCATCCCGTGATCGACGCCGACGGGCACTGGATCGAGTACGGCCCCGTCATGAAGGAGGAGTTCCGTCGCATTGGCGGCGAGGCCGCGGTCGAGGGCCTGGCCATGGCGAGTCAGCGCGTGCCGAACTCCCTCAAGATGTCCCTGACGGAGCGGACGCAGCGCCGGGTGGGCCAGGAGGCCTTCTGGTCGTCGCCCTGTGAGAACGTCCTGGATCGGGCCACCGCGATGATGCCGCGCCTCATGTACGAGCGGCTCGACGACCTCGGCATCGACTTCAGCGTGGTCTATCCCACCGCAGGCCTCTCGTACCACCGAATGCAGGACACGCGGATGCGCCGGGCCATCTGCCGCGCCTACAACGTGTTCGCCATGGATCAGTTCCGCGGACTCCAGGACCGCATCATCCCCGCGGCGATCATCCCCATGTACACGCCCGACGAGGCCCTCGAGGAGCTGGACTTCGCGGTGACCCAGCTCGGCTATCGAGTGGTGATGATCGGCGGCCTCATGCGCCGCCGCGTGCCCGCGCTCGAGGCGGAGAGCCCGGACGCGTCCCGGCACGTGGAGTGGTACGACGTGATCGGGATCGACAGCCCGTACGACTACGATCCGGTGTGGCGGAAGTGTCTCGAGCTCCGCGTGGCGCCGAGCTTCCACAACGGGGCCCGCTCGATCCTCCTGCGGAACTCCCCGTCGAACTTCTGCTACAACCACATCGGCCACTTCGCCTCCGCCGGCCACGCGGTGGCCAAGGCCCTCTTCTTCGGCGGCGTCACCCGCCGCTTCCCCACACTGAACTTCGCCTTCCTCGAGGGCGGTGTCGGCTGGGCGTCCATGCTCTACGCGGACCTCATCGGCCACTGGGAGAAGCGGAACCGCCGCGCCATCGAGAGCACCAATCCGAACCGCCTCGAGCTCGGGCGGCTCCTCGAGTACGCCAAGAAGTATGGGAGCCCCGCGGTGGCGGAGGCGGTGGGCCGCGGCGAGGGGCTCGAGGGCGACTCGAACTCGAAGCTCACCGGCGGCATCGAGGACCTCGACGACTACTTCCGGTGCCAGATCGAGAAGAAGGAGGACATCCGCGACCTGTTCGTCCCCCGCTACTACTTCGGGTGCGAGGCCGACGATCCGGTGAATGCCTGGGCGTTCAACCCCAAGGCCAATCCCATGGGGGCTCGACTGAACGCGCTGTTCAGCTCGGACATCGGCCACTTCGACGTGCCCGACATGGCCGAGGTGGTGCCGGAGGCCTACGAGCTGGTCGAGCACGGTCTCATGACCGACGCCGACTTCCGCGACTTCATGTACGCCAACGCCGTGCGCTTCTGGGGCGAAGTGAACCCGGACTTCTTCAAAGGCACGGTGGTGGAGAAGCCGGCGGCGGCGCTCCTCGCCGAGCCGGCAGCCAGACCTGGAGGCCCCCGATGA
- a CDS encoding universal stress protein: MALKELLIIADNDTAYRSRLDVTFELAAEHGARVTGLHVMPPPILPLYADIPIPESVEKVQRLELEEAARLAAAEFAAAAAHSGVPTEWRVAEGHVMQVAATHARYADLTVVPQGIDLGEPSADLHALPEELALSVGRPVLVIPRYGSFPRVGRHVLVAWNGSREATRAMHDALPLLQRAEQVTVLSIDPAVTPGDRLPGADMSLYLARHGVTARAASVAGAEATVGDTLLSYAADHDIDLLVMGAYGHARLREMVLGGATRSLLQSMTVPVLLSH; encoded by the coding sequence ATGGCGCTCAAGGAGCTGCTGATCATCGCGGACAACGACACCGCCTACCGGTCGCGTCTCGACGTGACCTTCGAGCTCGCTGCCGAGCATGGCGCGCGGGTGACGGGCTTGCACGTCATGCCGCCCCCGATCCTCCCCCTCTACGCCGACATCCCGATTCCGGAGTCGGTCGAGAAGGTCCAGCGCCTCGAGCTGGAGGAAGCCGCGCGCCTCGCCGCCGCGGAATTCGCCGCTGCTGCGGCGCACAGCGGTGTGCCTACGGAGTGGCGTGTCGCTGAGGGCCATGTGATGCAGGTGGCGGCCACCCACGCACGGTATGCCGATCTCACTGTGGTGCCGCAAGGCATCGACCTCGGCGAGCCCTCGGCTGACCTGCATGCGCTCCCGGAAGAGCTGGCCCTGTCGGTGGGACGCCCGGTCCTGGTGATCCCACGCTACGGCTCCTTCCCCCGAGTCGGCCGCCATGTGCTGGTGGCGTGGAACGGGAGTCGAGAGGCCACGCGCGCCATGCACGACGCGCTGCCGTTGCTGCAGCGAGCCGAGCAGGTGACGGTGCTTTCCATCGACCCGGCCGTCACGCCCGGCGATCGACTCCCGGGCGCGGACATGTCGCTGTATCTGGCCCGGCATGGAGTGACGGCGCGCGCCGCCTCCGTCGCCGGCGCGGAGGCGACGGTCGGCGACACGCTCCTGTCCTACGCCGCCGATCACGACATCGACCTGCTCGTGATGGGGGCCTATGGGCATGCGCGCCTTCGGGAGATGGTCCTCGGCGGCGCGACACGCTCCTTGCTCCAGTCCATGACAGTCCCCGTGCTGCTGTCGCACTGA
- a CDS encoding sugar phosphate nucleotidyltransferase, with product MPMIESERLWAIVLAGGEGTRLGAFTRWLYGHERPKQYTALGGTRSLLRQTLDRVGRLVPPRQTVVVTMAHHARFLEPEVADLPGISVLYQPCDRGTAAGVLMPAHWIHARDPGATVVVFPTDHFIPDDAAFMVSVAEAVEHAQAHPAWLVLLGAPPTEPDTEYGWIVPGEPLDWPGRAVVRRVEGFVEKPSEIQARRFFAQGSLWNTFVFAAGLEGLIEAGHEGVPLLHDRLLRFEVFVGTRHEPWAITQAYQLSPRADFCRSVLEATSRPFAVATIDPHTWCDLGTPERVARSLRTLGSPCAAWLDALAARA from the coding sequence ATGCCCATGATCGAGTCCGAGCGGCTCTGGGCGATCGTCCTGGCGGGCGGCGAGGGCACACGCCTCGGCGCCTTCACGCGCTGGCTCTACGGTCACGAGCGGCCCAAGCAGTACACCGCGCTCGGCGGGACGCGCTCGCTGCTGCGCCAGACCCTCGACCGGGTGGGGCGGCTCGTGCCGCCCCGCCAAACCGTCGTCGTCACGATGGCGCATCACGCGCGCTTCCTCGAGCCCGAAGTCGCCGACCTCCCGGGCATCTCCGTGCTGTATCAGCCGTGCGATCGGGGCACCGCCGCCGGGGTGCTCATGCCCGCGCACTGGATTCACGCGCGGGATCCCGGCGCCACCGTGGTGGTGTTTCCCACCGATCACTTCATTCCCGACGATGCCGCGTTCATGGTGTCGGTGGCCGAGGCGGTCGAGCACGCGCAGGCCCATCCGGCGTGGCTCGTGCTGCTCGGCGCGCCTCCCACCGAGCCCGACACCGAGTACGGCTGGATCGTGCCGGGCGAGCCTCTCGACTGGCCGGGCCGCGCCGTGGTTCGCCGGGTCGAGGGGTTCGTGGAGAAGCCGTCGGAGATTCAGGCGCGACGCTTCTTCGCCCAGGGATCTCTCTGGAATACGTTTGTCTTCGCCGCCGGTCTCGAGGGGCTCATCGAGGCCGGTCACGAGGGCGTGCCGCTGCTGCACGACCGTCTGCTTCGCTTCGAAGTGTTCGTGGGCACCCGACACGAGCCCTGGGCGATCACCCAGGCCTATCAGCTCTCGCCGCGCGCCGATTTCTGTCGCTCGGTGCTCGAAGCCACGTCGCGGCCGTTCGCGGTCGCCACGATCGATCCGCACACATGGTGCGACCTGGGGACGCCCGAGCGCGTCGCGCGCAGCCTGCGCACGCTGGGCTCGCCCTGCGCGGCGTGGCTGGACGCTCTCGCCGCGAGGGCCTGA